The Mesorhizobium sp. B1-1-8 genome contains a region encoding:
- the rpmG gene encoding 50S ribosomal protein L33, which yields MAKAANIKIKLLSTADTGFFYVTSKNSRTKTDKLSFRKYDPVAKKHVEFKETKIK from the coding sequence ATGGCCAAAGCCGCAAACATCAAGATCAAGCTTCTGTCGACCGCCGACACCGGTTTCTTCTACGTGACCAGCAAGAACAGCCGCACCAAGACGGACAAGCTGTCGTTCCGCAAGTACGACCCGGTCGCCAAGAAGCATGTCGAGTTCAAGG